One Portunus trituberculatus isolate SZX2019 chromosome 22, ASM1759143v1, whole genome shotgun sequence genomic window, tctaaaaacGAATTGGAGGTGAATGTGTTCCATATAGAACACCTTCAAGTCATAGAAAACTTACTTTACGCTGTAATACTTGGATTGTGAGGAGACGACCTGGCAACTCTAGATGGCTGTTAACTCGAGTGCAAACAAATTAAGGTAATAACATCATATAATGGGATGATAGATTTCGTTCCTGTATCGCGCACCTCGAAatggatttttttctctcactgacGAGCAAAGCAAGGGATATATGACATCTTCACACACGAGCACTGACAGGCGAGCGTCCAGTGTCAAGAGTCCATAGCCACTGCTTCGTACTGTGTCTGCCTGCCGACATGCTACCGTCAGACGCCCCATTGACAGTGTTGCCTTGGCGCATCCTGGTCCCTCTGCTGCAGCTGTATGGCTGCTTCCCATACAGGATATCTTCTACCAAATCTCCGCCAGTGTTCAGCCTCCCGCTGTGCCTGTGCGGCGTGGCCATGCAGTtattgatggtcattttgttcaGCATGTGCTCCGATATGAACCACATATCATTCCTCTCACTGGACATGGGCACCGTCAGCTACATCTTTTCCAGCATAGTCATGGCGGTTTCattgtggctggctggcttcatCCTGCTAATAAACAGTGGTGCAGTCGCTGCTCTGCTGCATGACCTGTCCCAGATGAAGAATGTCTTCTCGCCGTCCTGGCGCCATTGGTTGTGCAACGCGAGGACACTGCTGATGCTGGCATACGGGATTATTATAACATGCTTGTCTGTAACGTTCACCCTCTTCTCAGTAAGACCCTCTACTGTCTTGGAGACGTTGTTCCTCACAATGGCTGCTGTGGTCTATCCTATCATCTTCTGGCTGCCCATAGAGCTGTTCTACTCGGTGCTCGCCGTCCAGGCCCACCACCTTCTGGTCAATACGAAGGCTACTGCGACCAAGGTGTCCGCTTTTCTCGCCGGTAACGAGTCTTTTAAGTGCGAGAGTGACGTGAAGACGACGATGGCGGCGCTGGTGCACCTGGACGCTGTCATTCAGGAGGTAAGTGAAAGGATGCGTCTGCAGTGGTGGACAGGATACAAAGAATTGG contains:
- the LOC123507532 gene encoding uncharacterized protein LOC123507532, with the translated sequence MLPSDAPLTVLPWRILVPLLQLYGCFPYRISSTKSPPVFSLPLCLCGVAMQLLMVILFSMCSDMNHISFLSLDMGTVSYIFSSIVMAVSLWLAGFILLINSGAVAALLHDLSQMKNVFSPSWRHWLCNARTLLMLAYGIIITCLSVTFTLFSVRPSTVLETLFLTMAAVVYPIIFWLPIELFYSVLAVQAHHLLVNTKATATKVSAFLAGNESFKCESDVKTTMAALVHLDAVIQEVEVKRAKTTRLFFPIINIFFVIAIMLAITTPYSIIQGATQAAAPSDHCY